Proteins from a genomic interval of Microbacterium phyllosphaerae:
- a CDS encoding VOC family protein, translating into MALLDHLGITVGDLERGRAQFHPVLTALGYEFGSEAEGGISWHHGEETEIIVFAPREERGGPHVHGRVGWQHLAFAVESRDEVDRLHAVAVAAGWTVVREPKIYERFSETYYASFVEDDSGIRVEFMHNPPRVSA; encoded by the coding sequence ATGGCGCTTCTCGATCACCTGGGCATCACCGTCGGCGACCTCGAGCGCGGGCGCGCACAGTTCCACCCCGTGCTCACCGCTCTCGGGTACGAATTCGGGTCCGAAGCCGAGGGCGGGATCTCGTGGCACCACGGCGAGGAGACGGAGATCATCGTCTTCGCCCCGCGCGAAGAGCGTGGCGGTCCGCACGTGCACGGTCGCGTCGGATGGCAGCACCTCGCGTTCGCGGTCGAGTCCCGCGACGAGGTCGACCGCCTGCACGCCGTCGCGGTCGCCGCGGGGTGGACCGTGGTGCGCGAGCCCAAGATCTACGAGCGGTTCAGCGAGACTTATTACGCCTCGTTCGTCGAGGACGACAGCGGCATCCGCGTCGAGTTCATGCACAACCCGCCGCGCGTCTCCGCTTGA